A window of the Planctomycetaceae bacterium genome harbors these coding sequences:
- a CDS encoding aldehyde dehydrogenase family protein — protein sequence MQATTEQAIRQVVQEVLSQLSTHGVSSRPANTWGVFDTVDEAVKAAQSGFEQLSRASLEDRRKAIDIVKHICESQAEELGRLEFEETKIGRLEHKIGKLQAIRTVPGVEALRTEAVSGTNGLTVTEYAPFGVIGAITPVTHSLPTLAGNFVNMVAAGNTIVCNPHPSGAKIACEGVRRFNKAIFEATGLQNLVNIIGKPSIESAQAVFDHRGIKMLVVTGGPAVARAALQSPKRAIVAGPGNPPVVVDETADIDNAAKSIVAGAAFDNNLLCIGEKEVFAVKEIFDQLMNAVGNHGGYRLNASQVAAFTARAFGPPKEPGGHHVLNRDFIGKDASWLAAQIGVTVPANTQILYGETDENNPFVPEEQMMPFVPFVRANCRDHAIALAKKYEHGFGHTAIIHSRDVHTITKMARVMNTTLFVKNGPCMAGLGLGGEGFLSFSIATPTGEGVTSPMTFTRQRRCVMVEDLRII from the coding sequence ATGCAGGCAACTACAGAACAAGCAATTCGTCAGGTCGTACAGGAAGTGTTGAGCCAACTATCGACACACGGTGTCAGCTCGCGTCCTGCCAACACCTGGGGCGTTTTTGACACTGTGGATGAAGCCGTGAAGGCGGCACAATCAGGATTCGAACAGTTGTCGCGTGCTTCCCTGGAAGATCGCAGGAAGGCCATCGACATTGTGAAGCACATCTGTGAATCACAGGCCGAAGAACTTGGCCGGCTGGAGTTTGAGGAAACAAAGATCGGTCGACTCGAACACAAGATTGGCAAGCTTCAGGCCATCAGGACTGTTCCGGGTGTTGAAGCCCTGCGGACAGAAGCAGTCAGCGGCACGAATGGCCTGACCGTTACGGAATACGCACCGTTCGGTGTCATCGGCGCGATCACTCCTGTTACGCATTCGCTTCCGACGTTGGCTGGTAACTTTGTTAATATGGTTGCTGCCGGAAATACAATCGTCTGCAATCCTCACCCAAGTGGGGCAAAGATAGCCTGTGAAGGCGTTCGCCGCTTCAATAAAGCCATCTTCGAAGCGACGGGACTGCAAAACCTGGTAAACATCATCGGCAAGCCGTCGATCGAATCTGCTCAGGCTGTGTTTGACCATCGTGGTATTAAAATGCTGGTGGTCACTGGCGGCCCGGCGGTCGCGCGGGCTGCTTTGCAGAGCCCGAAGCGAGCCATCGTGGCAGGGCCGGGGAATCCACCTGTTGTTGTGGACGAAACGGCAGATATCGACAACGCAGCAAAGTCAATCGTTGCAGGAGCTGCGTTTGACAACAATCTGCTGTGCATCGGAGAGAAGGAAGTTTTTGCCGTCAAAGAGATTTTCGACCAGCTGATGAATGCCGTCGGAAACCACGGCGGCTACCGATTAAATGCTTCACAGGTGGCAGCGTTCACTGCCCGAGCGTTTGGTCCGCCAAAGGAACCGGGTGGACATCACGTCCTGAATCGGGATTTCATCGGAAAAGATGCATCGTGGCTTGCGGCTCAGATCGGCGTGACGGTGCCCGCCAATACTCAGATTCTGTACGGCGAAACAGACGAGAACAACCCGTTTGTTCCGGAAGAACAAATGATGCCCTTTGTGCCATTCGTTCGTGCCAACTGCCGCGACCATGCCATCGCACTCGCGAAAAAGTACGAACACGGTTTCGGACACACGGCCATCATTCATTCTCGAGACGTACACACCATCACAAAAATGGCCCGGGTGATGAATACAACGTTGTTTGTCAAGAATGGCCCATGCATGGCTGGTCTGGGACTTGGAGGTGAAGGCTTCCTGAGCTTCAGCATTGCTACCCCAACTGGCGAGGGTGTGACCAGTCCAATGACTTTCACTCGCCAGCGCCGCTGTGTCATGGTGGAAGATCTGAGAATTATTTAA
- a CDS encoding EutN/CcmL family microcompartment protein, giving the protein MFLAKITGSLVSTQKVEALVGQKLFLVEPLRVDEKDQKSLKPTGRSFVVVDTVGAGEGEVVLCVQGSSARFTPGTKELPIDAAIIGIVDTVQVKAQTIFRAGD; this is encoded by the coding sequence ATGTTTCTTGCGAAGATCACAGGCAGTCTTGTTTCGACTCAGAAGGTCGAAGCGTTGGTTGGACAGAAATTGTTTCTGGTCGAGCCGCTGCGTGTGGACGAAAAAGATCAGAAGAGCCTGAAGCCTACCGGCCGTTCGTTCGTTGTCGTTGATACCGTCGGGGCCGGCGAGGGTGAGGTCGTTTTGTGCGTTCAGGGATCCAGTGCTCGGTTTACTCCGGGTACGAAGGAGCTGCCAATTGATGCTGCCATCATCGGGATCGTGGATACGGTTCAGGTGAAGGCCCAGACGATCTTCAGGGCGGGAGACTAA
- a CDS encoding acetate/propionate family kinase: MKVLVANLGSTSFKYRLFDLSNETQLARGGIDRIGQPESACSVEIGDHKAQTQQCIPDHAAAVGICLQQLTDSENGCLKSVDEVAGIGFKAVFAGSLSGVRIVNEELLQKMEALSDIAPAHNPPYVKAMRQLQKAFPGIPLVAALETGFHETIPFEHRAYAVPYEWYTDFEIRRWGFHGASHRFIAGRIAELLNRDDLKVISCHLGGSASVCAIRNGESIAASMGMSPQGGLPNNNRVGDFDAYAIPVVMKATGLTFEQVLAEMSSKGGLLGISGLSGDCRDLEEAASNGHERAEKALRLFEASIRFYVGGYMALLGGADVIVFTGGIGENSQRIRTNVCREMEWAGLSLCEQKNFGRLKGDVCISVENSRVQAWVVPTNEELVVARQTAAAICN; encoded by the coding sequence ATGAAGGTATTGGTCGCTAACCTGGGTTCTACCAGCTTCAAATATCGTCTTTTCGATTTGTCGAATGAGACGCAGCTTGCGCGGGGCGGCATTGACCGAATTGGTCAGCCGGAAAGTGCGTGTTCGGTGGAGATTGGTGACCACAAGGCGCAGACTCAGCAGTGTATTCCGGATCATGCAGCAGCCGTTGGCATTTGTCTGCAGCAGCTGACCGATTCGGAAAACGGATGTTTGAAGTCTGTTGATGAAGTTGCTGGTATCGGTTTCAAAGCCGTATTTGCCGGCAGTCTGAGCGGCGTAAGGATCGTAAACGAAGAGTTGTTGCAGAAGATGGAAGCACTGTCTGACATTGCTCCTGCACACAACCCTCCTTATGTGAAAGCGATGCGACAACTTCAGAAAGCCTTCCCTGGTATACCACTGGTGGCTGCTCTGGAGACGGGATTTCACGAAACGATTCCATTCGAACATCGCGCTTATGCGGTGCCTTATGAATGGTACACGGATTTTGAGATTCGCCGATGGGGATTTCACGGTGCCAGTCATCGTTTCATCGCCGGCCGCATTGCAGAGCTTTTGAATCGAGATGATTTGAAAGTGATTAGCTGTCACCTGGGGGGCAGCGCTTCGGTTTGTGCGATTCGGAATGGCGAGAGTATTGCCGCGTCGATGGGGATGAGTCCACAGGGAGGGCTGCCGAACAATAATCGGGTGGGTGATTTTGACGCCTACGCGATTCCGGTGGTGATGAAGGCAACCGGGCTGACATTCGAACAGGTCCTGGCGGAAATGTCATCGAAGGGCGGGTTGCTTGGGATCAGTGGCCTGAGCGGAGATTGTCGCGATCTGGAAGAGGCTGCCTCAAACGGGCACGAGCGTGCTGAGAAAGCTCTCAGACTTTTTGAAGCTTCGATCAGATTTTACGTCGGCGGTTACATGGCATTGCTTGGTGGTGCAGACGTGATCGTCTTTACCGGAGGCATTGGTGAGAACAGCCAGCGAATTCGAACGAATGTCTGCCGGGAGATGGAGTGGGCAGGTCTTTCGCTCTGTGAGCAAAAGAATTTCGGACGACTGAAGGGTGATGTCTGTATTTCGGTAGAGAACAGTCGCGTTCAGGCGTGGGTGGTTCCAACCAATGAAGAACTGGTGGTTGCTCGTCAAACGGCTGCCGCAATTTGTAATTAG
- a CDS encoding BMC domain-containing protein, giving the protein MNEAIGMIETKGLVAAVQASDAMLKAANVTLVKQLNIGAAFVTTIIKGDVGSVRAAVDAGAAAASQSGELIAAHLIPRPEQSLLDSVL; this is encoded by the coding sequence ATGAACGAAGCTATTGGAATGATTGAAACCAAAGGGTTGGTTGCCGCTGTGCAGGCGTCAGACGCAATGCTCAAAGCAGCCAACGTCACTCTGGTCAAACAACTGAATATTGGCGCTGCCTTTGTGACCACAATTATCAAGGGTGATGTGGGATCCGTCCGCGCCGCCGTTGATGCCGGTGCCGCTGCAGCATCGCAGTCCGGTGAGCTGATCGCAGCCCATCTGATTCCGCGTCCGGAACAATCTCTGCTCGATTCGGTGCTGTAG
- a CDS encoding BMC domain-containing protein, with product MIETKGFVCMLEAIDSMLKAANVELVSWDKIGSGFVSAFIVGDVAAVKAAIDAGAAAASRLGQVVSVEVIPRPHEELTAILPKAKAPAKK from the coding sequence ATGATTGAAACGAAAGGCTTCGTCTGCATGCTCGAAGCAATCGATTCAATGCTAAAGGCCGCCAACGTTGAATTGGTATCCTGGGACAAGATCGGAAGCGGTTTCGTCAGTGCGTTTATTGTGGGTGACGTGGCTGCAGTAAAGGCTGCGATCGATGCCGGAGCGGCAGCAGCGTCTCGCCTCGGTCAGGTCGTCAGCGTTGAAGTAATTCCTCGCCCACACGAAGAACTCACTGCCATTTTGCCGAAGGCCAAAGCGCCTGCGAAGAAATAG
- the pduL gene encoding phosphate propanoyltransferase gives MSTATLDRSEIERIVRGVLGRQLNSALAPASGIPVMRSETVSASAEPVPVAGRSPLVVNISARHVHLTQEHVEILFGRGATLTPEKDLYQDGYYAAAETVAVVGPRRRMLPNVRVLGPCRGDSQVELAFTDGISLGIDLPVRISGNVQGTPGCVLVGPKGVVELAQGVIRAARHVHMNPDDLTYYGVADGEKMNLRIESPGCTTVLEDLVVRAGKGIKLEVHLDTDEGNAVDLDHATKVELLKAEPCKCKH, from the coding sequence GTGAGTACAGCAACACTCGATCGATCTGAAATTGAACGTATTGTTCGTGGAGTTCTCGGTCGCCAGCTGAACAGCGCTTTGGCACCTGCCAGCGGTATTCCCGTGATGCGATCTGAGACCGTATCGGCATCGGCTGAGCCCGTGCCGGTTGCGGGACGCAGTCCTCTGGTTGTTAACATCTCCGCGCGACACGTGCACCTGACTCAGGAGCATGTCGAAATTCTGTTTGGTCGCGGCGCGACTCTGACCCCGGAAAAGGATCTCTACCAGGACGGTTATTACGCTGCTGCGGAAACCGTGGCGGTGGTGGGTCCCAGACGGCGCATGCTTCCGAATGTTCGCGTGCTCGGCCCCTGTCGCGGTGATTCACAGGTGGAGCTTGCCTTTACGGATGGCATTTCGCTGGGCATTGACCTTCCCGTTCGGATCAGCGGTAACGTTCAGGGGACACCGGGGTGTGTTCTTGTTGGGCCGAAAGGCGTCGTGGAACTGGCTCAGGGCGTGATTCGAGCAGCCCGCCACGTTCACATGAACCCGGATGATCTGACATATTACGGCGTGGCAGACGGCGAAAAGATGAATCTTCGCATTGAATCACCCGGGTGCACGACCGTTCTTGAAGATCTGGTCGTTCGAGCAGGCAAAGGTATCAAGCTGGAAGTTCATCTGGATACAGATGAAGGAAATGCGGTCGACCTGGATCACGCGACCAAAGTGGAATTGCTGAAGGCAGAGCCTTGCAAGTGTAAACATTGA
- a CDS encoding DeoR/GlpR family DNA-binding transcription regulator: MLLEERRSKILRITEELGFVSLQHLVAEIGASESTIRRDLEYLEAQDQIQRTRGGASYAGESIADFDSRRVRASRQKKRIAQHTVDMISPGETILLDGGTTTLEVARYLTGKPLQVLTNSMPIASLLMNRPEIELIFIGGYLYPKTGVALGELAVAALKTVHAGRLVMGTGGITAEGLFNSNALLVETERQMIKAADRVTLVADSSKFGQRALSHLCPLDAVHDVVTDDGISDEWRQTLGARGIRLEFVEAGASPLVAGLPSDD; the protein is encoded by the coding sequence ATGCTTCTGGAAGAACGACGATCCAAAATACTCCGAATTACCGAGGAGCTCGGGTTTGTCTCATTGCAGCATCTGGTTGCTGAGATCGGGGCGAGTGAATCCACAATTCGGCGGGATCTGGAGTACCTGGAGGCCCAGGACCAGATTCAGCGGACCCGGGGAGGGGCTTCTTACGCGGGGGAGTCGATCGCGGATTTCGATTCGCGGCGAGTCCGTGCGTCCCGGCAGAAAAAACGAATTGCTCAGCACACGGTGGACATGATTAGTCCGGGGGAAACCATTCTTCTGGACGGTGGGACAACAACGCTTGAAGTGGCTCGTTATCTGACCGGCAAGCCGCTGCAGGTGCTCACGAATTCGATGCCTATCGCGTCGCTGCTGATGAATCGCCCTGAGATCGAGTTGATTTTTATTGGCGGATATTTGTACCCGAAAACAGGTGTGGCCCTGGGAGAACTTGCTGTGGCCGCGCTGAAGACTGTTCATGCCGGTCGACTGGTGATGGGGACCGGAGGGATTACGGCGGAAGGACTCTTCAACAGTAACGCTCTGCTTGTCGAAACCGAACGTCAAATGATAAAGGCTGCGGATCGGGTAACTCTTGTGGCTGACAGCAGTAAGTTCGGTCAGCGAGCTTTATCACACCTCTGCCCATTGGATGCGGTTCACGACGTCGTGACTGACGATGGTATCTCTGACGAATGGAGACAGACACTGGGGGCGCGGGGTATACGCCTGGAGTTTGTGGAAGCTGGTGCATCACCGCTGGTCGCTGGGCTGCCGTCGGATGACTGA
- a CDS encoding citrate/2-methylcitrate synthase: MAEWQPAPFFLREGFLSDAKALLVPLCQRLAGYGYPGKESVGMENSRLPSQHLVHGLRRLVHDLHSREPLPGHGLSGIICGTTDLISFHRESAQYCGEDIPLLVEQHGFESIAWLLLSGELPSEDQLADLQAIVADAAVIDCTAAEMLERIPLSTRPLDLLPLCVSILSFFDPTPHDQCQEATRSRVWRLLAQLPVALAAGLGKPLVDGSLPDSDSAVTLSWAGRLLHCLRDQSNPPGPTEDAAMNALMACECLTEMRPACFAARFAGSTVSNITAAMQSASVMFVSQLRNDPFAWASDVLLGLDGPAGAEEWLRKREGQPMPFGFGARTSDPRPEILREHCRSMLGSHRRIVLEASACRLERLLEKRELFPTTDWAAARLMTLLNIPADRQALVVGMARIVGWAAQAIEQQSAGVSLLPVLEYGAQSKTTAISND; encoded by the coding sequence ATGGCTGAGTGGCAACCAGCCCCTTTCTTCCTTCGCGAAGGATTCCTGTCAGATGCGAAGGCTTTGCTGGTTCCGTTATGCCAACGACTCGCAGGGTATGGATACCCGGGAAAGGAATCTGTCGGTATGGAAAACAGTCGCCTGCCATCGCAGCATCTGGTGCACGGATTACGCAGACTGGTGCATGATCTGCACTCCCGCGAACCACTGCCCGGCCATGGGCTCAGTGGAATTATCTGCGGTACAACGGATTTGATTTCATTTCACCGCGAATCCGCTCAGTATTGCGGCGAAGACATACCGTTGCTTGTTGAACAGCACGGTTTCGAATCGATCGCATGGCTTCTTCTGTCAGGCGAACTCCCGTCGGAGGATCAGCTGGCAGACCTGCAGGCGATCGTGGCAGACGCAGCCGTGATTGATTGCACGGCGGCCGAAATGCTGGAGCGAATTCCTCTGAGCACTCGCCCACTGGACCTGCTTCCTTTGTGTGTCTCGATCCTTTCGTTCTTCGATCCCACGCCCCACGATCAGTGCCAGGAAGCAACGCGGTCAAGAGTCTGGCGCCTGCTGGCGCAACTCCCGGTGGCTCTGGCTGCAGGTCTCGGGAAACCACTGGTCGATGGCAGTCTGCCTGACAGCGATTCCGCAGTCACTCTCTCCTGGGCAGGTCGACTGCTGCATTGCCTTCGCGATCAGTCGAATCCACCGGGACCGACAGAAGACGCGGCCATGAATGCACTGATGGCTTGCGAGTGCCTGACGGAAATGCGGCCCGCATGTTTCGCAGCTCGATTTGCAGGAAGTACCGTCAGCAATATTACGGCTGCCATGCAGTCGGCTTCAGTCATGTTTGTTTCGCAGTTGCGCAATGATCCTTTTGCCTGGGCATCAGATGTCTTGCTCGGGCTGGACGGCCCTGCGGGGGCGGAGGAATGGCTCCGGAAACGGGAAGGGCAGCCCATGCCTTTTGGGTTTGGCGCCCGCACCTCAGATCCTCGCCCTGAGATCCTGCGCGAACACTGCCGGAGCATGCTTGGCAGCCATCGGCGGATTGTCCTTGAAGCATCCGCATGCCGGCTGGAAAGGTTGCTGGAAAAACGAGAATTATTTCCAACCACAGACTGGGCTGCTGCACGTCTGATGACGCTGCTGAATATTCCGGCTGATCGACAGGCTCTGGTGGTTGGAATGGCCAGAATCGTGGGGTGGGCCGCGCAGGCGATTGAACAACAGTCGGCCGGAGTCTCTTTGCTGCCGGTTCTTGAATACGGGGCGCAGTCGAAAACGACCGCGATTTCAAACGACTGA
- the thrC gene encoding threonine synthase — MSFAFQQCIHPDCLSTFDVGQILTACPKCGSLLDINYDWNQLPVPKSMDVFQQRWSNRLNPLDFSGVWRFRDLLPFAPDDQIVTIGEGQTLLQRNDRLAKQCRMDAGCLYLQYEGLNPSGSFKDNGMTAASTHARMVGARMTACASTGNTSASLAIYAGVTGHFECVVFVGSGKIAYGKLSQALDYGARTIQIRGDFDDALARVREICAKHPIYLCNSVNPFRLEGQKSIMYRILEGLGWQTPDWIVVPGGNLGNSSAFGKAFAELKQLGLIDRIPRLAIINAQGASTLDELVNQHSLTWNNGRTDQKDIGGFYAEMDASGHRANTLASAIEINRPVNLEKALRAIDVCNGVVRSVPDQAIVDARAMIAATGFGCEPASGATIAGLKLLREEGLISASDRVACVLTGHQLKDPDLTVAYHSGNSELHAKKLIPAGVTSMPFANSPVVVDNNEHAILSALGMSA; from the coding sequence ATGAGCTTCGCCTTTCAGCAATGTATTCATCCCGATTGCCTGTCCACGTTTGACGTTGGGCAGATTCTGACGGCTTGTCCCAAATGCGGTTCTCTGCTGGACATTAATTACGACTGGAACCAGCTGCCGGTTCCGAAGAGTATGGATGTCTTTCAGCAACGATGGAGCAATCGTCTGAATCCGCTTGATTTCAGCGGCGTCTGGCGTTTCCGTGATTTGCTGCCGTTCGCCCCTGATGACCAGATTGTGACCATTGGTGAGGGGCAAACACTTCTGCAACGCAATGACCGTCTGGCAAAGCAATGTCGCATGGACGCCGGTTGCCTGTATCTGCAATACGAGGGCCTGAATCCGTCCGGCAGTTTTAAAGACAATGGAATGACGGCCGCTTCCACCCATGCTCGCATGGTTGGGGCTCGAATGACGGCCTGCGCATCAACGGGGAATACCAGCGCTTCGCTTGCCATCTACGCGGGAGTCACCGGGCATTTCGAATGCGTCGTCTTCGTCGGCAGTGGAAAAATTGCCTATGGAAAGCTTTCGCAGGCACTGGACTACGGAGCGAGGACGATTCAGATTCGTGGCGATTTTGATGACGCCCTGGCGCGTGTTCGGGAAATCTGCGCGAAGCATCCCATCTACCTCTGCAACAGTGTGAATCCATTTCGACTGGAAGGCCAGAAGTCGATCATGTATCGAATTCTGGAAGGTCTCGGATGGCAGACGCCCGACTGGATCGTTGTCCCCGGAGGCAACCTGGGCAACAGCAGTGCCTTTGGAAAAGCGTTCGCAGAGCTCAAACAACTTGGTCTGATTGATCGCATTCCGCGTCTCGCAATCATCAATGCTCAGGGAGCAAGTACTCTGGATGAACTTGTGAATCAGCATTCACTGACATGGAATAACGGGCGCACAGACCAGAAGGACATTGGTGGTTTCTATGCCGAAATGGACGCCAGCGGTCACCGTGCCAATACCCTCGCCAGTGCGATTGAAATCAACCGTCCTGTGAATCTGGAAAAAGCTCTGCGTGCCATCGATGTTTGTAACGGTGTTGTTCGCAGCGTACCTGATCAGGCAATCGTCGACGCGAGGGCGATGATTGCCGCCACGGGATTTGGATGTGAACCCGCCAGTGGAGCAACAATCGCGGGACTGAAGCTTCTGCGTGAAGAAGGTCTCATTTCTGCCAGCGATCGGGTGGCCTGCGTGTTGACGGGCCATCAGTTGAAGGACCCGGATCTGACGGTCGCCTATCACTCCGGCAACTCAGAACTCCACGCAAAAAAACTGATACCTGCCGGTGTCACGTCGATGCCATTTGCAAATTCGCCCGTTGTTGTTGATAACAACGAACACGCAATACTGTCAGCGCTGGGAATGTCCGCCTGA
- a CDS encoding galactitol-1-phosphate 5-dehydrogenase — protein sequence MKAMLLSEYKKLQVVEFDKPEIGPNDVLVQVRACGICGSDIHGYDGSTGRRIPPLVMGHEAAGVVAEVGSAVHKFQPGDHITFDSMVSCGSCRFCRDGFANLCDNRMVLGVSCGDYRRHGAFAEYVAVPQHICFAIPQSLPFEHAAMIEAVSVAVHAANRTPVKLGDTAVIVGSGMIGLLVVQTMRLAGCSQIIAVDLEQSRLDVARKLGANAGLKADACDVAEEVRKLTGGRGADVAIEVVGATAPIRTAVDSVRKGGSVTLVGNLSPKVELPLQSIVTREITVYGSCASNGEYPACIALLESGAIQVEPLITAKASLNDGPKWFERLYAGEAGAMKVILDPTI from the coding sequence ATGAAAGCAATGTTGCTGTCTGAATATAAGAAGCTTCAGGTCGTTGAATTTGATAAACCGGAAATCGGACCCAACGACGTGCTCGTTCAGGTGCGAGCCTGTGGCATTTGTGGAAGTGATATTCATGGTTACGATGGAAGCACAGGTCGACGGATTCCGCCGCTTGTCATGGGCCATGAAGCCGCCGGCGTCGTGGCCGAGGTTGGCAGCGCGGTCCATAAATTTCAGCCTGGTGACCATATCACGTTTGATTCAATGGTGTCGTGCGGCAGTTGCCGATTCTGTCGCGATGGATTTGCAAACCTGTGTGACAATCGAATGGTGCTCGGTGTTTCCTGTGGGGATTACCGGCGTCACGGAGCGTTTGCTGAATACGTGGCGGTTCCGCAGCACATTTGCTTTGCGATTCCCCAATCGCTTCCGTTCGAACACGCGGCAATGATCGAAGCGGTCTCCGTGGCCGTCCACGCGGCGAATCGGACTCCGGTAAAGCTGGGCGATACAGCGGTCATTGTTGGAAGCGGGATGATCGGATTGCTGGTCGTCCAGACAATGCGACTGGCCGGCTGTTCGCAAATCATTGCTGTCGACCTCGAACAAAGTCGGCTGGATGTTGCCAGAAAACTTGGTGCGAATGCGGGACTGAAGGCCGATGCCTGTGATGTGGCAGAGGAAGTGCGCAAGCTGACTGGAGGCCGCGGGGCCGATGTGGCGATTGAAGTTGTTGGGGCAACAGCACCAATCCGGACGGCCGTTGACTCCGTCCGAAAAGGCGGCTCCGTCACGCTGGTTGGTAATCTGTCGCCGAAGGTTGAATTGCCTCTGCAATCGATCGTGACTCGGGAAATCACGGTCTATGGCTCCTGTGCTTCCAATGGCGAATACCCGGCCTGTATCGCGTTGCTGGAAAGCGGAGCGATTCAGGTCGAACCACTGATCACTGCCAAAGCATCACTGAATGACGGTCCCAAATGGTTTGAACGGCTCTATGCAGGCGAAGCCGGCGCGATGAAGGTGATCCTGGATCCAACCATCTAA